A segment of the Panicum hallii strain FIL2 chromosome 1, PHallii_v3.1, whole genome shotgun sequence genome:
GGGAACGCCGCGCTGCAGCTCCCCTACGGCATCGACTTCCCGCACTCCAGGCCCACCGGACGGTTCAGCAACGGCTACAATGTCGCCGACTTCGTCGGTCAGTTCAAGTCATCTTGAATTCAAGTGTCTTAAAGTGTTTTTGTTTATACTTTGTAGCCACGCGTGAATTGACAATGCACGGGTGCAAACTGAAATGCAGCGAAACTTTTGGGTTTCAAGAGGAGCCCGCCGGCTTACCTGTCGCTGACGCCAAGAACGAGTCGTCAGATCTTGAGAGGCCTCCGTGGCGCCAACTACGCGTCCGGGGGATCCGGCATCCTCGACACCACTGTTAGTACATCGAATTTGGTCGTGCCAGAACACGTCTTAGGAAAAAAAAGTCAATTCTTGATCATTTGGTCGCCATACTAGCTCATCTCGATCCGTGTTCTAACTGTCCTTGCACGCGTATGTCGATGGACCAGGGGGACACCATCACGCTGACGAAGCAAATCGAGTACTTCGCGGACACCAAGTCCAAGATGGCGGCTAGCAGCGGCGGCCAGGGCTCGTCGTCCGTCGACGAGCTGCTGTCCAAGTCCCTCTTCCTGATCAGCGACGGCGGCAACGACATGTTCGCGTTCCTGACCCAGAACCGGTCAGCGAGCGAGGTGCCGTCCTTCTACGCGGACCTGCTGTCCAACTACACGCGGCACGTGCGGGCGCTCCACAGCCTCGGGGCGCGGCGGTTCGGGATCGTCGACGTGCCGCCGCTCGGGTGCGTCCCGTCGGTGCGGGTCACCTCCCCGGACGGCGCGGCCCGGTGCGTCGACGGCGCCAACGCGCTCGCCAGGGGCTTCAACGACGCGCTCCGGGCGCTGCTGGCCAACCTCACCGCCTCCGGCGCGCTCCCCGGGGCGCGCTACTCCGTCGGCAGCTCGTACAACGTGGTGTCCTACTTCACGGCgcacccggccgccgccgggtTCCGGGAGGTGGCCGGCGCGTGCTGCGGCGGGGGGCGGCTCAACGCGCAGACCGGGTGCACGCCCAACGCCACCTACTGCTCCGACCGCGACGACTACCTGTTCTGGGACGGGGTGCACGGCACGCAGGCCACGTCCAGGAAGGGCGCCGTGGCCATCttctccgcgccgccgcggatggGATTCGCCGCCCCCATCAACTTCAAGCAGCTGGTCTCTTCTTGATGCCTCAACGCAAGAATCTCGAGCCTTCCATGGTGATCGTAACTACTAGCTACGTAGCAGCCTAGCATTATTAAAGAGCTTTTGATTCTTTACGGAAAAATCAGTAGAGATTACAATGTAATGTAGAGGGAGCAAGGATACACAACATTTGAGTTCAGCGAGGCAAATTTCTCGCCATATACGCTCGTGAATAAACAGGCAGGTTGCAATATCATATTTGGGAGGGCTGGCTGGAACTCTGTTCACCTCTGTTTATTTCAACTGGCCCATTGAAAGAATACGGCCCAAAAAAACTTCTACGACTACGACTATACGTAAACGTCACGTGAAGACGTATCGCCACATGACGCTTTGTTCTTTCGTGGACAGGGGGCAAGGCAAAGCCCAACTGCGAAACGAACCCCCGCCGCGAACACTCGGGCAGGTTCCTCCCGACGACCTCGAGCCACCCTGTCCCACGGTCTCGGAGCCCAACACCACGTGACGCCGAGCCGCTCTTCCCCGGCGGCGAGCCCGGCATGGCCATGCTCctacgccgccgcctcccgctgCTCCGCCTCCTCCGGCAGCTGCACACTGAATCGGCGGCTTCGGCCTCCTCATCCTCCACGCTTCCCCCTCCTCTCCAGAAGCCTCACGCTGCCGCCTCGCCGTCCGTTGCGCCCGGATCACGCCGCCTAGGGTTTCTCAATGCCACGCCCCTTGCTTCTGCGCGTGGGGCGTCGGCAtcgttctcctccgccgcctatCTTGCTATcggcgcggccgccgcgctTGCGTCGCTTCCGGTGGCCTACGCAGACGGCAATGATCAGGTTGTGATCTTTGGCTTCTCTTCTACTCGAAATTCTGTGTTTTCCGGAGGATGATGTTGTCATGGCTTGAGCTTCGCTTGTGTTTACAGGGCCCGGTCGGTGCGGCTGTGAGTACTGATCCCACCGAGGGGGAGGATTTGGCCCGCAAGGAGAGAAAGAGGATAATGGAGCTCGCCCAGAGCCGAGGGATGCAGCGCGGGTCGTACCCGCAGTTTGATGTTGCAGTGAAGGGCCAAAAGGTTGTTCTTGTTCTTTCCCCAAATTTGTCTAGCCAGTGTTGAAAAATCGTCCCATTTTTGCTCCCATTTTCGTGAAATTGATTATCTGCAATCCATAACTAATGGTTTGCTGGAACCCCTAATGGTAGAAAGAAGAAATTTAGGAGGACTTGGAGCGAGTGGTAAATGTTGAAACAGGTGTGCTCATTTGAGTTAAGTATTGAGTGTCAGTACAACTACCAAGTACGTAGGAAGCTTTTGAAATTATGAATGGTTGCTATTAGAGCACAGCAGTAGATTGTTTTCTAGATACGGCATGCAATATGACTTTGAGTACCATGATTATATTTTTCCGATTTGGTTTGTTTCCGAACAGGTGGTTGTTAAATTCGACATGCCATCTACTTGCAATGTATCACACCTCATTGTTGATCTTGTAACACACATCGGACTTGAGGCAGAACAACATGGTGGTGGCTCGGAGGTGCTAGTGCGTGCTTGGGACAGGTTAGCAAATAAAGCCGTGTTTTTCTATCCCATCAGTATATTATACAATTACCTTTTGCTATTCATGGCAAGCACAAATCCCAAACAGAACAGTTCAGCTTTAATCTTCATCAACTGTTTGTGGAGATATATGCTATATGCATATTGATATTTTTTCTTGCTTCTGATAAAGCTCATGTCTAGGCCATGATTTCCTTCTGCTTATACTGGCATACTGTTTTGACCGACTGAAGAGGTTTCTATTACATGCTGCGATACTTCTTTGTTGGTGAATTCCCCGTCCATCAAAATCCTAATACCTGCacttttctccctctcttttctcctcAGTAGTGTACTAGTGTTTGGCCATGCTAGTAGGATAGGACAGTTGTGAGAACTGCATTACTTGTCTCCAATTGAATCTTTTTCTTGCAAATGGCCTTTGCAATTTGGTCCATTTTGTAGATATA
Coding sequences within it:
- the LOC112902441 gene encoding GDSL esterase/lipase At1g71250-like; the encoded protein is MIRVSITGYKSPIMVPVLLLVCVISGLLASPATAAAGGEEVHLVPAVYVFGDSTVDVGNNQYLPGNAALQLPYGIDFPHSRPTGRFSNGYNVADFVAKLLGFKRSPPAYLSLTPRTSRQILRGLRGANYASGGSGILDTTGDTITLTKQIEYFADTKSKMAASSGGQGSSSVDELLSKSLFLISDGGNDMFAFLTQNRSASEVPSFYADLLSNYTRHVRALHSLGARRFGIVDVPPLGCVPSVRVTSPDGAARCVDGANALARGFNDALRALLANLTASGALPGARYSVGSSYNVVSYFTAHPAAAGFREVAGACCGGGRLNAQTGCTPNATYCSDRDDYLFWDGVHGTQATSRKGAVAIFSAPPRMGFAAPINFKQLVSS